The following proteins are encoded in a genomic region of Oceanisphaera profunda:
- the cobT gene encoding nicotinate-nucleotide--dimethylbenzimidazole phosphoribosyltransferase, producing MPDVSPPKPSTLPGPYLPLIPSLANPILQAELTERINGKTKPLGALGQLERLALQLGMIQNSNQPNLSQPQICVFAADHGLARHGTSAYPSAVTAQMVHNILRGGAAISVFARQHVINLQVVDAGVATDLPAHPQLLNHKIRHASRDALTEPAMSDDECMAALKTGMAIVRQLPGNILMVGEMGIGNTSAASLLLARLGKLPLSACIGRGTGLDDAGLSHKEHILTQVLARHTNACSPFAALAALGGLEIAMMTGALIEAASQRRILLMDGFIAGVALLVAEQLAPGVCQYAVFAHQSAEPGHRHLLALLDAEPLLQLQLRLGEGSGAALAYPLLQSACLFLSQMASFKDAGISEQAQ from the coding sequence GAGCGCATTAACGGCAAAACCAAACCGCTCGGCGCTTTGGGCCAGTTAGAGCGGTTAGCGCTGCAACTAGGCATGATCCAAAACAGCAACCAGCCCAACTTAAGCCAGCCACAAATTTGCGTATTTGCCGCCGACCATGGCCTTGCTCGCCATGGTACTTCGGCCTACCCCAGCGCCGTGACCGCACAAATGGTGCACAATATTTTAAGGGGTGGTGCGGCCATTAGCGTGTTTGCGCGCCAGCACGTCATCAACCTGCAAGTAGTGGACGCAGGCGTGGCCACAGATTTGCCCGCTCATCCGCAATTGCTCAATCATAAAATACGCCATGCCAGCCGTGATGCGCTTACCGAGCCCGCCATGAGCGATGATGAATGCATGGCGGCACTGAAAACGGGCATGGCCATCGTCCGTCAACTGCCGGGCAATATTTTAATGGTGGGTGAGATGGGCATCGGCAACACCTCAGCCGCCAGTTTATTGCTCGCACGCTTAGGTAAACTGCCCTTAAGTGCGTGCATTGGTCGTGGCACTGGGCTGGACGACGCAGGTTTAAGCCATAAAGAGCACATTCTCACGCAAGTGCTGGCGCGCCACACAAACGCTTGCTCCCCCTTTGCAGCACTGGCCGCACTGGGTGGATTAGAAATAGCCATGATGACAGGCGCGCTTATTGAAGCGGCGAGCCAAAGACGCATCTTATTGATGGACGGCTTTATTGCCGGCGTCGCCCTACTGGTGGCCGAGCAGCTAGCTCCAGGCGTATGCCAATATGCGGTGTTTGCGCATCAATCGGCCGAGCCTGGTCATCGCCATCTATTGGCACTGTTAGACGCCGAACCGCTGTTACAATTACAACTGCGCTTAGGAGAAGGCAGTGGTGCCGCACTGGCCTACCCGTTATTGCAATCCGCTTGTTTGTTTTTAAGCCAAATGGCCAGCTTTAAAGATGCCGGCATTAGCGAGCAAGCGCAATAA